From a region of the Brevibacterium siliguriense genome:
- a CDS encoding AbgT family transporter, whose translation MSNTTPAAAEKRNDSSELSWLMRLLVIIEKAGNKLPHPFWLFLSLAVIVMFLSAIFASTGLNAVNPATDEKVTVTNLFSTESLREIVAGATNNFVTFPPLGLVLIVLIGVAVAEQSGLIPAMLRGTIAGASPKWITFIVALAGTASSIASDASYMIMIPLGGLAFKAVGRNPLLGCLVAYAATSGGYSAAPMVNSLDTILGGLSTSAAQIIDADYSVSPVANFYFNFVSMFVVAAAVTLVTELVLSKRADQIELDEEADDDPDNFDVKMALDADEKRGIVIAVISIIVCAGVLFALAWPAGSFLRDEAGGFGPESGLMAGIAAIIGFGFFIVGIVYGYATGSIKHTADIPEMMGKGLLPFVPVIVLFFAASQFLALFKMSNLGEILAIKGAEVFGALNTGPFVILLGGWLLVALGALFLTSGSGLWTLMAPVLVPMFMLLSIAPETTQALYRIGDSTTNIISPMSPYFVVVLGFIQRYKKDAGIGTVLSFTIPLSFAMFILWGLLFFIWWATGIPWGPGAATHYQMG comes from the coding sequence ATGTCGAACACCACACCTGCGGCCGCAGAGAAGAGGAATGACAGTTCCGAACTGAGCTGGCTGATGCGCCTGCTCGTCATCATCGAAAAAGCCGGCAACAAACTGCCGCACCCGTTCTGGCTGTTCCTGTCGCTGGCCGTCATCGTCATGTTCCTCTCGGCGATCTTCGCATCCACGGGCCTCAACGCCGTCAATCCGGCCACGGACGAGAAAGTGACGGTGACGAACCTCTTCTCCACCGAATCGCTGCGTGAGATCGTGGCAGGAGCCACGAACAACTTCGTCACTTTCCCACCGCTGGGACTCGTCCTCATCGTGCTCATCGGTGTGGCCGTGGCCGAGCAGTCCGGGCTGATCCCGGCGATGCTGCGCGGAACCATCGCCGGGGCCTCCCCGAAGTGGATCACGTTCATCGTCGCCCTGGCCGGAACCGCCTCGTCGATCGCCTCCGACGCCTCCTACATGATCATGATTCCCCTCGGCGGACTCGCATTCAAAGCCGTCGGCCGCAATCCGCTGCTCGGCTGCCTCGTCGCGTACGCCGCGACCTCGGGAGGCTATTCGGCGGCGCCCATGGTCAATTCGCTCGACACGATCCTCGGCGGTCTCTCGACCTCGGCCGCACAGATCATCGACGCGGACTACTCTGTCAGCCCGGTCGCGAACTTCTACTTCAACTTCGTCTCCATGTTCGTCGTCGCTGCCGCGGTGACGCTGGTGACCGAGTTGGTCCTGTCCAAGCGAGCCGACCAGATCGAACTCGACGAGGAGGCTGACGACGATCCGGACAACTTCGATGTCAAGATGGCCCTCGACGCCGATGAGAAGCGCGGAATCGTCATCGCTGTCATCTCCATCATCGTCTGCGCCGGCGTGCTGTTCGCCCTCGCCTGGCCCGCCGGATCATTCCTCCGCGATGAAGCCGGGGGATTCGGTCCCGAATCGGGACTGATGGCCGGAATCGCCGCGATCATCGGCTTCGGCTTCTTCATTGTCGGCATCGTCTACGGATACGCCACAGGGTCGATCAAGCACACCGCCGATATCCCGGAGATGATGGGCAAGGGACTGCTGCCGTTCGTACCGGTCATCGTCCTGTTCTTCGCGGCCAGCCAGTTCCTCGCGCTGTTCAAGATGTCCAACCTCGGCGAGATCCTCGCGATCAAGGGCGCGGAAGTCTTCGGGGCACTCAACACCGGTCCCTTCGTCATCCTCCTCGGCGGATGGCTGCTCGTAGCACTGGGTGCCCTGTTCCTCACCTCCGGTTCGGGTCTGTGGACGCTCATGGCACCGGTGCTCGTGCCGATGTTCATGCTGCTGTCCATTGCCCCGGAGACCACTCAGGCCCTCTACCGCATCGGTGACTCGACGACGAACATCATCTCCCCGATGAGCCCGTACTTCGTCGTGGTCCTCGGATTCATCCAGCGGTACAAGAAGGACGCAGGCATCGGCACGGTGCTCTCGTTCACGATCCCGCTGTCGTTTGCCATGTTCATCCTCTGGGGACTCCTGTTCTTCATCTGGTGGGCCACCGGCATTCCGTGGGGACCGGGCGCGGCCACTCACTACCAGATGGGCTGA
- a CDS encoding inositol-3-phosphate synthase — translation MGTKSIRVAIAGLGNCASSLIQGVEYYRNASPGTKVPGLMHVEFGDYHVGDIDFVAAFDVDGKKVGVDIAEAITASENNTIKLADVEPTGIEVLRGPTLDGLGEYYRDTIVESDRDAVDVVKALKDAEADVLVCYLPVGSQKAVEFYAQAAIDAKVAFVNALPVFIAGTKEWDEKFRAAGVPIVGDDIKSQIGATITHRVMAKLFEDRGVVLDRTYQLNVGGNMDFKNMLERQRLESKKISKTQAVTSNTSAQLSDRDVHIGPSDYVEWLDDRKWAFVRLEGRNFGDAPVSLEYKLEVWDSPNSAGVIIDAVRAAKIGLDRGIGGALISASSYFMKSPPEQKDDDAAHEAVEAFIRGDIER, via the coding sequence GATCCAAGGCGTGGAGTACTACCGGAACGCGTCGCCAGGGACGAAGGTTCCCGGCCTGATGCACGTGGAATTCGGGGACTACCACGTCGGTGACATCGATTTCGTCGCTGCCTTCGACGTCGACGGCAAGAAGGTCGGCGTCGACATCGCCGAAGCGATCACCGCGAGCGAGAACAACACCATCAAGCTCGCCGATGTGGAGCCGACAGGCATCGAGGTCCTGCGCGGACCCACCCTCGACGGACTCGGCGAGTACTACCGCGACACGATCGTCGAATCCGACCGCGACGCCGTCGACGTGGTCAAGGCTCTCAAAGACGCCGAAGCGGATGTTCTCGTGTGCTATCTGCCCGTCGGTTCGCAGAAGGCCGTCGAGTTCTACGCTCAGGCCGCCATCGATGCGAAGGTCGCCTTCGTCAACGCTCTGCCCGTGTTCATCGCCGGCACCAAAGAATGGGACGAGAAGTTCCGTGCTGCCGGCGTCCCGATCGTCGGTGACGACATCAAGTCCCAGATCGGTGCGACCATCACCCACCGTGTGATGGCGAAGCTGTTCGAAGACCGCGGCGTCGTCCTCGACCGGACCTACCAGCTCAACGTCGGCGGCAACATGGACTTCAAGAACATGCTCGAGCGTCAGCGCCTCGAGTCGAAGAAGATCTCGAAGACCCAGGCCGTGACGTCGAACACCTCCGCCCAGTTGTCCGACCGCGACGTCCACATCGGACCCAGCGACTACGTCGAATGGCTAGACGACCGAAAGTGGGCCTTCGTCCGCCTCGAGGGCCGCAACTTCGGCGACGCCCCCGTGTCCCTGGAGTACAAGCTCGAGGTGTGGGACTCGCCGAACTCCGCCGGAGTCATCATCGACGCCGTGCGTGCGGCGAAGATCGGCCTCGACCGCGGAATCGGCGGGGCCCTCATCTCCGCCTCCTCGTACTTCATGAAGTCGCCCCCGGAGCAGAAGGACGACGACGCTGCCCACGAGGCCGTCGAAGCCTTCATCCGCGGCGATATCGAACGCTGA